From the genome of Caretta caretta isolate rCarCar2 chromosome 27, rCarCar1.hap1, whole genome shotgun sequence, one region includes:
- the SNX11 gene encoding sorting nexin-11 isoform X1, producing the protein MGELLLTRLIPLPERWWLRWREKHSRRHGAVHTGVRCFPLGSGCRMLENQEQEELTTVRVQDPRLQNEGSWNSYVDYKIFLHTNSKAFTAKTSCVRRRYREFVWLRKQLQKNAGLVPVPELPGKSTFFAGSTDEFIEKRRQGLQQFLEKVVQNVVLLSDSQLHLFLQSQLSVPEIEACMQGQSPLTVTDAILRYAMSNCGWVQEEDTRPALGARAELHGSCAGLGSPPVQSCLKPPSCWSDFGLEDNHSDSLDSPTMQPETE; encoded by the exons atgggagagcttctgtTGACGCGGTTAATCCCTCTCCCGGAGAGGTGGTGGCTACGTTGGCGGGAGAAGCACTCCCGTCGCCACGGTGCTGTCCAcacgggggttag ATGCTTCCCTCTGGGCTCTGGCTGTAGGATGTTGGAGAATCAAGAGCAAGAA GAGCTGACCACGGTGCGTGTTCAGGACCCTCGGCTCCAGAACGAAGGCTCCTGGAATTCCTACGTGGATTATAAAATCTTCCTCCAT ACCAACAGCAAGGCCTTTACTGCCAAGACCTCGTGCGTGCGCAGACGGTACCGTGAGTTCGTGTGGCTGAGGAAGCAGCTCCAGAAAAACGCTGGCTTAGT GCCTGTCCCGGAGCTGCCAGGGAAATCCACCTTCTTTGCAGGCAGCACCGATGAGTTCATTGAGAAACGGAGACAGGGGCTCCAGCAGTTCCTGGAGAA GGTGGTGCAGAACGTGGTCCTCCTGTCAGACAGCCAGTTGCATCTCttcctgcagagccagctgtcggTGCCAGAGATCGAGGCGTGCATGCAGGGCCAGAGCCCCCTGACCGTCACGGACGCCATCCTCCGCTACGCCATGTCTAACTGCGGCTGGGTGCAGGAAGAAGACACCCGCCCTGCGCTCGGGGCTAGGGCAGAACTCCACGGCAG CTGCGCTGGTCTCGGAAGCCCCCCTGTTCAGAGCTGCCTGAAACCCCCTTCGTGCTGGAGCGACTTTGGCCTGGAAGACAACCACTCGGATAGCCTGGATTCTCCCACGATGCAGCCGGAGACGGAATAA
- the SNX11 gene encoding sorting nexin-11 isoform X2, with protein sequence MLENQEQEELTTVRVQDPRLQNEGSWNSYVDYKIFLHTNSKAFTAKTSCVRRRYREFVWLRKQLQKNAGLVPVPELPGKSTFFAGSTDEFIEKRRQGLQQFLEKVVQNVVLLSDSQLHLFLQSQLSVPEIEACMQGQSPLTVTDAILRYAMSNCGWVQEEDTRPALGARAELHGSCAGLGSPPVQSCLKPPSCWSDFGLEDNHSDSLDSPTMQPETE encoded by the exons ATGTTGGAGAATCAAGAGCAAGAA GAGCTGACCACGGTGCGTGTTCAGGACCCTCGGCTCCAGAACGAAGGCTCCTGGAATTCCTACGTGGATTATAAAATCTTCCTCCAT ACCAACAGCAAGGCCTTTACTGCCAAGACCTCGTGCGTGCGCAGACGGTACCGTGAGTTCGTGTGGCTGAGGAAGCAGCTCCAGAAAAACGCTGGCTTAGT GCCTGTCCCGGAGCTGCCAGGGAAATCCACCTTCTTTGCAGGCAGCACCGATGAGTTCATTGAGAAACGGAGACAGGGGCTCCAGCAGTTCCTGGAGAA GGTGGTGCAGAACGTGGTCCTCCTGTCAGACAGCCAGTTGCATCTCttcctgcagagccagctgtcggTGCCAGAGATCGAGGCGTGCATGCAGGGCCAGAGCCCCCTGACCGTCACGGACGCCATCCTCCGCTACGCCATGTCTAACTGCGGCTGGGTGCAGGAAGAAGACACCCGCCCTGCGCTCGGGGCTAGGGCAGAACTCCACGGCAG CTGCGCTGGTCTCGGAAGCCCCCCTGTTCAGAGCTGCCTGAAACCCCCTTCGTGCTGGAGCGACTTTGGCCTGGAAGACAACCACTCGGATAGCCTGGATTCTCCCACGATGCAGCCGGAGACGGAATAA